In the genome of Clostridium cylindrosporum DSM 605, one region contains:
- a CDS encoding rhodanese-like domain-containing protein, with amino-acid sequence MSVFTACKTTEKSKKENNLKKISTGDLEKNINKSDWVVVDTRENDAFNGWKLDGVKRGGHIKGAKDFSAAWLSVDSKNKEKRLEGAIKVKGISPEKNIVLYDANGKDAIVVAKYLSSKGYKNLYTYDIKEWANDEGKPMESYENYQMIVTPSWVKDLIDGKNPEGYAGKGYKILEASWGEEKDSPDYLKKGHIKGAVHINTDYVEKGPLWNRLSDKELIKFAEDTGITVDTTVVVYGMDPMPAARVGAILKYIGVKDVRLLNGGTAKWEKAGYELEKTSNKREPVKSFGATTALNKGYIVDLSEAKKILADKNNSKLVDIRSWDEFIGKTSGYDYIKPKGRPAGSVWGHAGTDNSNLDDFRNLDNTMRNKDEILSMWKEGGITPNQRLSFYCGTGWRAAEVLLYADAMGLKNISLYDGGWNEWSGNTGNPANPIEVGTPKK; translated from the coding sequence ATGTCAGTTTTTACTGCCTGTAAAACTACAGAAAAGTCAAAGAAGGAAAATAACCTTAAAAAGATTAGTACTGGGGATTTAGAAAAAAATATTAATAAAAGTGATTGGGTAGTTGTTGATACAAGGGAAAATGATGCTTTTAATGGTTGGAAGCTTGATGGAGTTAAAAGAGGTGGCCATATTAAAGGTGCCAAGGACTTTTCAGCGGCTTGGCTTTCTGTTGATAGTAAAAATAAAGAAAAAAGACTAGAAGGAGCTATAAAGGTTAAAGGGATATCACCTGAAAAAAATATAGTTCTTTATGATGCAAACGGTAAGGATGCAATTGTAGTTGCAAAGTACCTTTCAAGTAAAGGATACAAAAATCTTTATACATATGATATAAAAGAATGGGCAAATGATGAAGGTAAGCCTATGGAATCATACGAAAATTATCAAATGATTGTTACTCCTTCGTGGGTAAAGGATCTAATTGATGGCAAAAATCCAGAAGGATATGCTGGAAAAGGATACAAGATACTTGAAGCATCTTGGGGAGAAGAAAAGGATTCACCTGACTACTTAAAAAAGGGTCATATAAAGGGTGCAGTTCATATTAATACTGACTATGTAGAAAAAGGTCCTTTATGGAACCGTCTTTCAGATAAAGAATTAATAAAGTTTGCCGAAGATACAGGAATAACAGTTGATACAACAGTTGTAGTTTATGGAATGGACCCAATGCCTGCAGCAAGAGTAGGTGCAATTCTTAAGTATATTGGGGTAAAAGACGTTAGACTATTAAATGGTGGTACAGCTAAGTGGGAAAAGGCTGGCTATGAACTTGAAAAAACATCAAATAAAAGAGAGCCTGTAAAATCATTTGGAGCAACTACTGCTCTAAATAAGGGATATATAGTAGATCTTTCAGAGGCTAAGAAAATACTAGCAGATAAAAATAATAGCAAGCTAGTTGATATTAGAAGTTGGGATGAATTTATAGGAAAGACATCAGGATATGACTATATTAAGCCAAAGGGACGCCCAGCGGGTTCAGTATGGGGACATGCAGGAACAGATAATTCAAATTTAGATGATTTTAGAAATTTAGATAATACAATGCGTAATAAAGATGAAATACTTTCAATGTGGAAAGAAGGGGGTATAACTCCTAACCAAAGACTATCTTTCTACTGCGGAACAGGATGGAGAGCCGCTGAAGTTTTATTATACGCAGACGCAATGGGACTTAAGAATATATCACTATATGATGGTGGATGGAATGAATGGAGTGGAAATACAGGGAATCCAGCAAATCCAATAGAAGTAGGAACTCCAAAGAAATAG
- a CDS encoding fumarylacetoacetate hydrolase family protein, with protein sequence MLFASFIYKGDKYIGIVQGDNVIPIKDLIGKEFASLIDLIENFSAKYIALLKDASGHEGIKLSDVVLTSPILHPKRNVICIGKNYKEHIDEIANSIDAEHNIPEHPVFFTKMVDKSVGPFENIKLHKEITSSLDYEAELGIIIGQEGSNIPKNKVHKYIFGYTIINDISARDIQRKHVQWFRGKSLDGTCPIGPYVLHKDSIPYPPKLKIQCRVNDNLRQDSTTEKLIFDIDTIVSELSKGITLKRGDIISTGTPDGVGMGMNPPKYLKEGDKVECYIENIGYLINTVK encoded by the coding sequence ATGCTATTTGCAAGTTTTATATATAAAGGTGATAAGTATATAGGTATAGTTCAAGGTGATAATGTTATTCCTATAAAAGATTTAATAGGCAAAGAATTTGCTTCTTTAATTGATTTAATTGAGAACTTTTCCGCTAAATACATTGCTTTATTAAAGGATGCTTCAGGACATGAAGGAATAAAATTAAGTGATGTAGTATTAACATCTCCTATACTACATCCAAAAAGAAATGTAATATGCATTGGAAAAAATTACAAAGAACATATTGATGAAATAGCAAATTCTATAGATGCTGAACATAATATTCCAGAGCATCCTGTATTCTTTACAAAGATGGTAGATAAGTCAGTTGGACCATTTGAAAATATAAAGTTACATAAAGAAATAACTTCTTCTTTAGATTATGAAGCAGAACTTGGAATAATAATTGGGCAAGAAGGTAGTAATATTCCTAAAAATAAGGTTCATAAGTACATTTTTGGATATACTATTATAAATGATATTTCTGCAAGGGACATACAGCGAAAGCATGTACAGTGGTTTAGAGGAAAAAGTTTAGATGGTACTTGTCCTATTGGTCCATATGTTTTACATAAGGATTCGATTCCATATCCACCAAAACTAAAGATTCAGTGTAGGGTTAATGATAATTTAAGACAGGACTCAACAACAGAGAAGTTGATTTTTGATATTGATACTATAGTAAGTGAATTATCTAAAGGAATTACATTAAAAAGAGGAGATATTATATCTACAGGAACTCCCGATGGCGTTGGTATGGGAATGAATCCTCCAAAATACCTAAAAGAAGGGGATAAAGTAGAGTGTTATA